CAGGTGCGGCTGTGGGACGTGCCGAGCGGCGAACTCCGCGCCACACTGAAGGTCGGCACGTACTACCTGACCTCGGTGACGTTCAGCCCCGACGGAACGCTGCTCGCCACAGGAAGCGGCGACAATACCGCGCTGTCTGGCGAGGGCAACAGCGTCCGGCTCTGGGACGTGGCGAGCGGCACCCAGATCGCCACCCTGCTCGGGCATACCGACGTGGTGACCTCGGTGGCGTTCAGCCCCGATGGGAGCCTGCTCGCCAGTGCCAGCCGCGACCGGACAGCCCGGCTGTGGAACGTGGCGCAGCGCCGCGAACTGCGAACTCTGCGGGGGCACGGCGACTATCTGAGCGCGGTTGCCTTCAGCCCGGACGGCACCCGGCTCGCCACTGCCAGCTGGGATACCAGCGTGAAAATCTGGTCGGTGCCGGACGGCGGCCTCCTGCAGACCCTGCTGGGCCATGCCGGGCCTGCGCTGTCGGTCGCGTATTCGCCGGATGGTCAGGCCATCGCCTCGGGTGGCGACGACCGCCAGCTTCTGATCTGGAATGCGGCGAGCGGTCAGCGCCTGCACACGCTCACCGGGCATGTCGGCATGATCGGCAGTGTGGCGTTCAGCCCACAGCTGCGGGTGCTGGCATCGAGCGGGGGAGCCGACCAGACGGTGAAACTGTGGGCATGGCGCTGAGCTGAAGCAGGCCAGGAGTTGCCATTCTCGGGGCTGTGAACAGAGGCGGAGGCGGGAGGAAGGCAGTGAAATGCCACCCTCCCGCCTCTGATTTTTTGTTGCCCGGAGTGGTGTTGAGGATGATCTCTCGCCACTGTCTGGGCTGCCGTACTGCACGGAAAGCCGAAGAACCACTGATCGGTTGCTTCGACGTTTGGTCAGAGCGAAAGGAAAAGAGTACTCCGCTCCTGTTCACTTCGCCTGATCTCTGCACTGGGTACGTCGACAGCAGGCACCCCGCCCGGTGCTGAAGGCGGGGTGCCTGCCGTGTGGATGGAAGAAGCGGGAGGCGTGCCCTCAGCGGGCTGGAGCCAGCGCCGCCGATGCGACGGGTGTTGTGGCAGGCGCAACCGTGTGGGCTGGGCGGTCATTGAAGATCAGGCCCAGTACCTGCGCGTCGGCCATGCGTGCGGCGTCCAGAGCCGCTTCGACCTCGCGCTGACCGGTCTCGCCAGGCACCACCAGCAGCACCAGTCCCGACGCTCTGGCGGCCAGAGCAACCGCCTCGGGCGAGGTCAGGAGCGGCGGCGCGTCGATCAGGATCACGTCGTAGGTGCTGTCCAGCAGGGTCAGCATCCGGTCGAGGTTCGTCAGGTCGAGGCTGCCACCCTGCTGAACCGCGCTGGAAGGCAGCAGATCGGTCTGCTGGTCGAGCGAGAGCAGCTGAAGTTCAGGCCGAACGGGTGCCGATGCACTCTGGAGGCGGCGTTCTTCTGGAACTGGCAGCAGTCCACGGGGTGCCCCGGCGGCTTCGACCAGCAGCACGCGGGCGCCGGTGCTGGCAAAGCTGGCGGCCAGTGCGGCGGTCACGCTGCTGGTGCCTTCTCCCTGCTGCGTGCCGGTCAGCACGATACGCCGGGAGTTCTGTGCGGCGCCCAGCCGTGCCTGAAGATTGACGCGCACGAAGCCGAGAGGGGCCAGCCATGCCCCCGACCGGACGGCGTTCAGAAGCTGCTGACCGCTGCCGATTCCGCGTAGGGCCGGAAGATGCCCCAGCAGCGGCACCGGCAGGCCACGCAGATCGGCCTGGCTGTAGATGGGGCGGCGAGCACGGTCGAACAGGAGCGCGGCCCCGCTGCCCAGCAGCAGTGCCAGCACGGCGGCCAGCACCCCGCTTCTCAGGGGCCGGGGTGCGGTGGCCTGCGTTGGCAGCGTCGCCGCCGCGACCCGTTCCAGCGTGCCGGTCGTGGACTGCGACAGCGCCGTGACCTGTGCCAGATTCTGCAGGACCTGGGTGCGGGCGGTTTCCAGAGTCTGCCATTCCACCTGCTTCGTGCGCGAGGCTGTAGAGGCGGGCGTCGCGGTGCCGAGCTGGGTTTCGAGCGCTGCGAGCTGCCGCTGCATATTCTGCCGAAGCTGCGTCAGGCGGCTCTGGGCGCGGTCGGCGTCCCAGAGCAGCAGGGCGTCGGCCCCCGCCTGAGCCAGCAGCTGAGCACCCTGCGGCGTGGAAGCGCGTCCGTGAACCTCGAACACGCCTTCCTGCTGCCCGTCGCCCAGCGCCACGACACTGACACTGCTGGGGCCGCCCTGCAACTGGGTCTGCACGGCCTGCCGCAGCGGCTGAACCGTGGACGGCGGCAGGGGAGAGGCTCTGAGTTCGTCGAGCAGGTGCTGCAGGACGCTGCGGCTCTGCAACGCTTCCGGCAGGGTGCCGTGCGGCAGGGAAGGCGCGGCATAGACGCTGCCGTTCACGCGGTCGCTGCCGCCGTCGCTGCGAACGGTGACCAGGCTGCTGACCGCGTCGTACACGGGCGTCTGACGACTCGCCAGCACGAAGGCCGCTCCGCCTGCCACACCTGCGGCCAGCAGCAGCGGCAGGGCGCGGCGGCGCAGCACGGTCAAGAGGCGCGGAACGTCGCTGTCTTCATTGGGGTGTTCAGCATCTGTCCTCCTGTGGGCATGGGGCTCCTAGGGGCATGGCGCGGCCTCAGCAGCCGAGTTCCAGCACGCTTGCATCCGAAAGTGTGAAGTGATGAACCCTGGGAATGGCCCCGTGTCCGATCACCTTGGCCCGCACGCCGATCAGGCAGCCCTGAAGGCGGATCGCCACATCCCGAATCTCGGTGTTCTCGTCGATCACGCTGTATTCGACCTCGGAATTCCGGATCAGGCTGCCCTGCCCGACGCTGGTGTAGGGCCCCAGATAGGCGTTCTCGATGTGGGCGCCCGCCGCGATGGTGACGGGGCCGAGAATGGTGCTGTTGATGACCACCGCGCCTGCCTCGACCACCACCTCTCCGGTCAGGCGAGAATCGCTGACGCTGCCCAGGACGCAGCCGTGCAGTTCGCACAGCAGCAGGCGGTTGGCGTCGATCAGGTCCTGCGGTTTGCCGGTGTCCTTCCACCAGCCCTGCACGCGCTCGCCCAGCACCCGCCCGCCCGCCTCGATCTGAAGGGCGATGGCGTCGGTGATCTCGTATTCGCCGCGTGCGCTGGGCTTCAGCACCTCCAGCTGCTCGAAGATGGTCGGGCGAAAGCAGTACAGCCCGGCCACCGCCAGATTCGAGGGCGGCACCCGTGGCTTCTCGACCAGCCGGGTGATGCGGTTGTCGGCGTCCAGCACCGCCACGCCGAATTCGCTCGGCTGCTCGACCTCGACCAGCGCAATCACCGCGTCGGCCTGCTGCTCGTAGAAGGCGTGGATAAAGCTCGACACGCCGTGCTCGAACAGGTTATCGCCCAGGTACACGCAGAAATCGGTGTCTCCGATCCACTCGCGTGAGACCTTCACCGCGTCGCCCAGGCCCAGCATCTCGTTCTGGTAGATGTACTCGATATTCACTCCTTCCAGGCCCTTGACCGCCGTTTCGATGGCCTTGTGCGTCAGGTCGGACACCACGATGCCGATGTCGCAGATTCCTGCGGCGCACAGCGTCTGGATGGCGTGGCAGATGATCGGTTTGTTGGCGACACGCAGGACCGGTTTGGGGCGGGCGAAGGTCAGCGGACGAAGGCGAGTGCCGAAGCCAGCGGCTGGAATGATCGCTTTCATGGGTCTCCTGGGGCACCACGCAGAAGGTGCTGTGGTGCAGACGGGGGCTGGACGTGGAAGCTGAGGTACAGGCGGAAGGCACGGGGCCGTGCATCCGGACAGGCCGGGACACTGCGCTGAGGGCGGCGCGGCCACCGCTCAGATTCCCGCTGTGAGTATGGAAAGTCAGGCGCTAACACATCGCCAATCGCCGCCTTCATGAATGCTGCCCGCGTTACTGACCGGTGGCAGTCCTCAGCAGCAGGTCCTGCCACTGCGGAACAGTGACCCCCGGAGCGAAATCCTGCGCCCGTGCAAGGCTAAGTTGACGCAGTTCCTGCTGAAGCGCGGGCGAGTTCAGCACCTGTTCCAGCGCTTCGCTGAGGGCCTGCGGATCGCTCGGCGGCACCAGCAGGCCGTACCGACCGTTCTCCAGAATTTCAGACGGGCCGGAGGGGCAGTCGGTGGCGACGACTGGCGTGCCGCAGGCCATCGCCTCGACCACCACGCCGCCAAAGCCCTCCCAGTTCGAGGACAGCGCGAAGACTGCCGCGTGTCGCATCAGTGGGTATGGATTCTGAACGTGGCCCGGCAGATGCACGCTGTCACTCACGTCGAGTTCTGCCGCCAGCGTTTCGAGCGAGCGGCGCAGATGCCCTTCGCCCACGATCAGCAGATGCTGCGCCGACCCGCGCTGACGAAGCGCGGCATGCGCCCGGATCAGGACATCGAAGCCCTTCTGACGTACCAGCCGACCGACTGCCACGGTGGTCGGGTGCCGGTGCATGAAGCTGGCCCACTCGGGCAGAGCGTCGTACTGCTTCAGCTGAACGCGGGCCACGTCCACCGGGTTGTACACCACGCTGAGCTGCGCTTCGTTCAGCAGTTGCAGTCGCCGCAGCGTCTGTTTGGTGCCGTGCGACACGAACACCAGCCTGGGCAGGCGTCGGTACAGCCAGCGCGACAGCCAGCGGTGCCAGCTCGGCTGCTCGGAAAAGGTGTAATCCATCGAGTTTCTGACCCAGCCGATCACCGGTTTGCCCGTCCAGGCACCTGCCAGCGCTGCAAAGTAGGTGGGCATGAGTTCGACGGTGCCCACGATCACGTCGGCTCTGCGGGCCTGGTCCAGCAGGCTGGCGGGCACCCGTCTCAGCGCATGCCGGATGCGCTCACCTGCCCGCAGCACCACCGTCACCGGCACGTCGGGCGCGACCTCGGAGCGCAGCGCATCTTCAGAACGCAGAATCCAGACCGAGGGAGCGAAGCGGGTGCGGTCGAGGCGGGCGATCAGTCCCAGTGCGATGCGTTCGGCTCCCCGTCCGTACAGGCCCTCGAAGACAAACAGCACCCGGAGCCGCCCATCTGACTGCACGGGCGCCGAAACGGGCGGTTCGGCGCTCATCAGCGGCCCCCTGTCCAGGTGGTCGTGAAGACCCCCGACGGCAGAGAGCCTGTCGTCACCACCACCTGCGAGCCGATCAGATCAGCGATGGGCGACTGGCGTGCGGCGGGAATCGGCGTGAGTTCTGTCCAGGCGTTGCTGGCGGGGTCGTACTCGATCACGTTGGCGATCTCCAGTGACTTAAGCGTGACGCCCGCGATCACCACGATGCGGCCGTTCCAGACGAGGGTGGAGGAATTGATGTGACCGACCGGCCGGGGCATGCTGGCGCGGGTTGTCCAGATGTTCGTCGCCGGGTCGTAGCTCTGCACGTCGGCCTGCTCACCGGCCTGCTCGTCGCCCAGATGCTGGCCGCCGATGGCGTAGATCAGCCCGTTCAGCACTGCCCCGGCCATGTGGTTGCGGGCGTTGGGCATTGGGGCAGCCGTCGTCCAGGTGGTGCCGCCGTCCAGCTTCAGCACCCAGTGTTCGGGGGCGTCGCGCTTGTAGAGATCGAGGTTGTTCAGGTCGCGCTCGGTGCCACCGAAGAAGTGCAGTTCGCGGCCCAGACGGACCATCGCTCCGGCTCCACGCGCTGCCGGAAGCGGCGGGGCCGCGCTCCAGGTGTCGGTCAGGGTGTCGTATTTCCAGACGTGGCTGGTCTGGGGGCCGGGGTGCGTGCCGATGAAGCCGCCCGCGATGTAGATGGCCGTGCCGTCCACCGCGACCGCTCCGTGGGTGATCTGTTCGGGCATGTCGTGGACGCTGGTCCAGCGGTTGTTCGCGGCGTCGTAGGCCTGAGATCTGGCCGTGGTGTGCAGGTTTTTGTTGAAGCCGCCGAAGACGTACAGCACGCCGTTGACCGCCGCTCCCTGCGCCTCCGACACCGCCTGGAGTGCGGGCGCACGCTCTGTCCAGGTCAGGGGACCGGTGGGCGTGGTCGCCGGAAGAATCTCGATGCCGCTGATCTTGGCGTTCTCGACGCGGCGCACGAAGGTGATGGTCAGTGCGCCGTCCGAAACGGTGGTGTCGAGCGTGCGGACGATGGCTTTCTGTGCGCCCCCCGCCTCCCTGTAGACATCGAAACCGGTCAGGG
The genomic region above belongs to Deinococcus sp. KNUC1210 and contains:
- a CDS encoding cellulose synthase operon protein YhjQ/BcsQ, whose translation is MLRRRALPLLLAAGVAGGAAFVLASRQTPVYDAVSSLVTVRSDGGSDRVNGSVYAAPSLPHGTLPEALQSRSVLQHLLDELRASPLPPSTVQPLRQAVQTQLQGGPSSVSVVALGDGQQEGVFEVHGRASTPQGAQLLAQAGADALLLWDADRAQSRLTQLRQNMQRQLAALETQLGTATPASTASRTKQVEWQTLETARTQVLQNLAQVTALSQSTTGTLERVAAATLPTQATAPRPLRSGVLAAVLALLLGSGAALLFDRARRPIYSQADLRGLPVPLLGHLPALRGIGSGQQLLNAVRSGAWLAPLGFVRVNLQARLGAAQNSRRIVLTGTQQGEGTSSVTAALAASFASTGARVLLVEAAGAPRGLLPVPEERRLQSASAPVRPELQLLSLDQQTDLLPSSAVQQGGSLDLTNLDRMLTLLDSTYDVILIDAPPLLTSPEAVALAARASGLVLLVVPGETGQREVEAALDAARMADAQVLGLIFNDRPAHTVAPATTPVASAALAPAR
- a CDS encoding NPCBM/NEW2 domain-containing protein, which translates into the protein MKTQGTIRIHRLFQVGLLLAGLAACSQQSSGQTADPAQPEADGLTRPWTDTPGAALSGLALTPGSNSLSAQPWTAASNGWGPIEKDQSVGGNAAGDGKPLTLAGKTYAHGFGVHANSSMTFNLGAQCATFTSEIGVDDEVGDRGSVVFQVYGDGNKLYDSGVMTGASATKTLSVSVAGVKELKLVVTDSGNGNTNDHADWATPTLLNCTAATALPLRINTGGPAQTVNGVSWVGCTGLSTCGGYVTGGFAYGENRSISGAVAPANQTIYQTEWTGGSTTGIPAGGTAFAFRIPVPNGAYQVRLHFAELNKAAAGARVFDVQIEGSPALTGFDVYREAGGAQKAIVRTLDTTVSDGALTITFVRRVENAKISGIEILPATTPTGPLTWTERAPALQAVSEAQGAAVNGVLYVFGGFNKNLHTTARSQAYDAANNRWTSVHDMPEQITHGAVAVDGTAIYIAGGFIGTHPGPQTSHVWKYDTLTDTWSAAPPLPAARGAGAMVRLGRELHFFGGTERDLNNLDLYKRDAPEHWVLKLDGGTTWTTAAPMPNARNHMAGAVLNGLIYAIGGQHLGDEQAGEQADVQSYDPATNIWTTRASMPRPVGHINSSTLVWNGRIVVIAGVTLKSLEIANVIEYDPASNAWTELTPIPAARQSPIADLIGSQVVVTTGSLPSGVFTTTWTGGR
- a CDS encoding glycosyltransferase — its product is MSAEPPVSAPVQSDGRLRVLFVFEGLYGRGAERIALGLIARLDRTRFAPSVWILRSEDALRSEVAPDVPVTVVLRAGERIRHALRRVPASLLDQARRADVIVGTVELMPTYFAALAGAWTGKPVIGWVRNSMDYTFSEQPSWHRWLSRWLYRRLPRLVFVSHGTKQTLRRLQLLNEAQLSVVYNPVDVARVQLKQYDALPEWASFMHRHPTTVAVGRLVRQKGFDVLIRAHAALRQRGSAQHLLIVGEGHLRRSLETLAAELDVSDSVHLPGHVQNPYPLMRHAAVFALSSNWEGFGGVVVEAMACGTPVVATDCPSGPSEILENGRYGLLVPPSDPQALSEALEQVLNSPALQQELRQLSLARAQDFAPGVTVPQWQDLLLRTATGQ
- a CDS encoding glucose-1-phosphate thymidylyltransferase, whose translation is MKAIIPAAGFGTRLRPLTFARPKPVLRVANKPIICHAIQTLCAAGICDIGIVVSDLTHKAIETAVKGLEGVNIEYIYQNEMLGLGDAVKVSREWIGDTDFCVYLGDNLFEHGVSSFIHAFYEQQADAVIALVEVEQPSEFGVAVLDADNRITRLVEKPRVPPSNLAVAGLYCFRPTIFEQLEVLKPSARGEYEITDAIALQIEAGGRVLGERVQGWWKDTGKPQDLIDANRLLLCELHGCVLGSVSDSRLTGEVVVEAGAVVINSTILGPVTIAAGAHIENAYLGPYTSVGQGSLIRNSEVEYSVIDENTEIRDVAIRLQGCLIGVRAKVIGHGAIPRVHHFTLSDASVLELGC
- a CDS encoding WD40 repeat domain-containing protein, which gives rise to MLRLTCALVLGSVWPASQALQPSSLGPPVTALGTAAQGTDVQPAATQTLTLRLGGGSAGPLVYSPDGALLAVGSGSGQTTLVQMPGRRVLLRLHQPAAVTALAFRPDGQLLATTGADGQVRLWDVPSGELRATLKVGTYYLTSVTFSPDGTLLATGSGDNTALSGEGNSVRLWDVASGTQIATLLGHTDVVTSVAFSPDGSLLASASRDRTARLWNVAQRRELRTLRGHGDYLSAVAFSPDGTRLATASWDTSVKIWSVPDGGLLQTLLGHAGPALSVAYSPDGQAIASGGDDRQLLIWNAASGQRLHTLTGHVGMIGSVAFSPQLRVLASSGGADQTVKLWAWR